The genomic DNA CCCGCGCCGGCGCCAAGGTCGCCATGAACGGCCGCCGCGTTCCGGCGGACCTGGAGGCCACGCTGGCCCGTCTGAACGGGCTGGGCGGCGAGGTCGTCTTCCTCCAGGCCGACGTGTCGGACAGCGCGGCGTGCGGCACGCTGGTCGAAGCCTTCGTGGAGCGCTTCGGCGGCATCGACGTGCTCATCAACAACGCGGGCGGTCTGGTCGCGCGCAAGCCGCTGCCCGAGATCGACGACGCCTTCTTCGACGCGGTGACCGACCTGAACTCCCGCTCCGCGCTGATGGTGACCAAGCACGCGCTGCCGCACCTGAAAGCCGCTGCGGCGAAGAGCGGCACCACCTCCTCGGTGATCTCGGTCGGCTCGGTCGCCGGCTACACCGGCGGCGGTCCGGGTGCGGGCCTGTACGGCGCGGCCAAGGCGTGGCTGCACAACATCCAGAAGAACTGGGTGGCCTTCCACACAAAGGACGGCATCCGCTTCAACATGGTGTCGCCGGGCACTTTCGACACGGCCTTCCATGCCGACAAGGATGAGGACACCAAGGCCCGCATCGGCTCCGGTTTCCCGATGGGCCGCTTCGGCCGTCCGGAAGAGTGCGCCCCGACCTTCCTGTTCTTCGCGTCGCACGCCTGCAGCGGCTACATCACCGGGCAGGTTCTCGACGTCAATGGCGGCCAGTATATGCCGTAACGATTGGTCGTCCCGGCCGCGTCCGCTTGGTCAGAGCGGGCGCGGCGGGATCGCGGCGGTGAAAGCGGCCGTCTTGAAAGCCGCCGTCTTGGCGGCGATGGCCGGCAGGGTGGGGAAGGGCGCGCCGTCCTCGCACCGCAGCTGCCGGGCCACCGCGTGCAGGGTGCCGTGATGGCGGCGGCAGAGGATGCCGTCGGCGTCGCGGTCGTAGAGCCGGACGAACTGGACGGGCGCCGCCCCGTCCTCCGCATGGACCTCCACCTCCACCAGATGGGTGCAGAAGGAGCAGGCGGTCAGCGGGTCCGTCGACTCAAAGGCCACGCCGGCCTCCAGGCAGCGCCGCGCGAAGGCCTCCAGAAGCACCGACGCGCTGTCCACCGCGTCCAGCCCGCGCAGGGCGCGCACGACATCGCGCATGTGGCCGACCTCCGGCAGGATCAGCCCGGCGGCGGAATGGCGGTCGTGGATCACCAGCTTCATCATGATGCGCAGGCCGTCTCGAACAGGGTGGGGCAGTGGTTGGCCGTGCCGTTCGCGGCGGTATAGCCGGGCCGGCTCGACCAGACCCTCTGGCGGATGCGGATCTGCGTCCGGCAGTCCGCCGAGCAGTAGAGCGGGGCGGGGCCGCGGCCGGAGGCGCGGGCGAACGGACGCCCGCAGCAGGCGCAATGCAGCGTCGGCGTGGACGTGGACTGGATCATTCGGGGGTATGTCGGCGTCGGCATGGCTGGATTCACGAGGCATTTCCAAAGTTGGACGGACTATACGAGCGGTCTGTGACAGTTTGACGGGTGAGGGCGGGCTACCACTTTTTCGCGTCCCGACCGCCGTTCGCGGACACGGAAACGCCCGTGGGCGCCGGCCGGTTCCCCCGGTACGGCGTGGCGTCTGTTAAATTCGGCCGATGCGTAAAATGCAGTTGATCTTTATCCAGAAAAAGAATCGAAAAGAGAGTGTCGCGGTCGAATGCCGCCGATAAATTGTCTTTGATGATAAAAAATCGCGTTGTAAGGTCCCCTTTGGCGGGTAAGGGTGTTTCTGCGGGCCGGTGACGCGCTGGTTGTGGCCGGCGCCCCTGAGCGGGGCCGTGCCGGATCGTCCCTTGCCACCGCAGGAGGAAGGGGCGGATATGGGAGCACCGACGAAGGCGACGATTCTCATCGTGGATGACACCGCCGACAACCTGTCGCTGCTGAGCAGCCACCTGAAATCCATTTATACGGTCAAGACCGTGAACAACGGGGATGCCGCGCTGCGCATCGCCTTCTCCGACCATCCGCCGGATCTGATCCTGCTCGACGTCATGATGCCGAGCATGGACGGGTACGAGGTGTGCCGCCGCCTGAAGGCCGATCCGCGGACCAGCGACGTTCCGGTGATCTTCCTCACCGCCCGCACCTCTGTGGAGGACGAGAAGTTCGGCCTGGACCTTGGTGCCGTCGATTACATCAGCAAACCGATCAGCCCCCCCATCGTCCTGGCGCGGGTGAAGAACCACCTGTCATTGAAGGCCACCGCCGACTCGCTGCGGGCCACCGTGGAGGAGGTGCGCGCTGCGCACAACCGGTTGGAGGAAACCCAGCAGCACCTGATCCAGACCGAGAAGATGGCGGCCTTGGGCCTGCTGGTGTCGGGAGTCGCGCATGAGATCAACACGCCGATCGGCGTGGCCCTGACCGCGGTGTCCCATCTGTCCGGGCTGGTCGAATCGCTGGCCTCGCAGTTCCAGGGCGGGGCGATCCGCAAGTCCGACCTTGCCCGCTTCCTGGAGAACGCGCGGGAAGGGGCGCTGCTGGTGACCACCAACATCGTGCGCACCGCCAACCTGATCCAGAGCTTCAAGCAGGTGGTGGCGGACCGCGCCGGATCGGAGCGGCGGGTGTTCGATCTCAAGGACTATCTGTCCGACGCGCTGTTCGGGCTGGACCCGCATCTGCGCGAGGCCGGGCACAGCCTGACCGTGTCCTGCCCCGCCGGCCTGACCATCGACAGCCATCCCGGCCCGCTGTCGGAGGTGCTGTCCATCCTGATCCGCAACGCCGTCGCCCACGCCTTCCGGCCCGGTCAGAGCGGGCGCGTCACCCTGTCGGTCACGCCGCGCGAGGAGGACTGGGTCGAACTGCGCCTGTCCGACGACGGCAAGGGGATCGAACCGGAGCATCTGCCCAAGCTGTTCGACCCCTTCTTCACCACCCGCCGTGGCATCGAGTTTCCGGGGTTGGGGCTCTACATCGCCTTCAACCTCGTCCATCAGGTGCTTCAGGGAACCATCGAGGTGGAAAGCCCGTCCGGCGGCGGGGCCAGCTTCGTCGTCCGCATGCCGCGGCGCGTGTCCGCCCTCGCCGAAGCGCCGGCCTGAAACCGGCTTTCCGCGGCGCCGCCGGCGTGGGGACCGCGGTCAGGGCACGGGAACGCGCTCGGCGACCCGCTGCAGCACCATCGGAGGATCGACCGGCTTGGTGATGTAATCCACCGCCCCCATGGCGAAGCCGCGCTCCCGGTCGGCCTCGTCGGTCCGGCCCGTCAGGAAGATCACCGGGATGGTCCGGGTTCCCGGCGCGTCCTTCAAGGCGGCGCAGACCTCGTAGCCGTCCATGTCCGGCATCACCACGTCGAGCAGGATCAGGTCCGGCGCCGGGATCGCGGCGGCGATCTCCAGCGCCTTGCGCCCGTTGTTGGCGACCTTCACCCGGTAGCTGTCCTTCAAAAGGCCGCTCAGCAGCTTCAGGTTGTCCGGCGTGTCGTCCACGATGAGGATGGTGGGCTTCGACGCGGCAGGAACCGGTGCGGGCGATGCTATGTCCATGGAAACGTTCCGAATTGGGGGAAGCGGCAAGGCCGATGTCCGTTCAGGCCTGGGCGGTCGCGCCGCGGTCGGCCAGCGCCGCGTCCAGAGTGGCGGCGGCGTCGTCGAAGTCGAAATTGCGGATCTGATCGGCGATGGTGTCGAAGCGGTCGGGGAAGGCGGCGCGCAGCAGGCCCGCGTTGGCCGTCAGGGCCTCCTCCGCGTCGGGGTCGCTGTCGAGCAGAAGCTGGCGGAGCCGGTCGCAGAGGGCGTGGAGTTCGTCGGCATCCACCGCGGCGGGCCGGGCCGCGGCTCTGGACGCCCTGGCGTCGCCCGCCGACTCCAGCGCCGCGTCCAGATGGGCGAGAAGGGCGCCCAGCGGCGGCTCCAGCGCGTCCAGCCGCTCGTCGATCTCCGCGCGCGGCCGGGCGTCGCGGATGGCCGTTTCCAGGCGTTCGGCGGCGTCCTGGACGGGGTGGGCGCCGATGTTGCCGGCGGTGCCCTTCAGCGTGTGGGCGTAACGCTCCGCCGCGGCGATGTCGCCCCCGTCCAGCGCCGCCCGGATGGCGATCGTCACCCCGCGCTGCCCGGCGGTGAACTTGCGCAGCAGGTCGAGGTAGAGGCGCTTCTTGCCCAGCACCCGCGACAGCCCGGTGGCGGTGTCGAGCCCGGGAACGGCGGCGGGCAGGTCGCCCTGGTCCTCCACCGCCGGTGCGGGGAGGGGAGCCGGCGCCTCGGCGCCCAGCCCCGGCCGGGGGGTGATCCAGGCCAGCAGGGTGGCCCACAGCGCATCCGGGTCGATGGGTTTGGCCAGATAATCGTTCATGCCGGCGTCCAGGCAACGCTCGCGGTCGGCTTGCATGGCGTTGGCGGTCATCGCGACGATGGGCAGACCGGCGAAGCCAAGCCGGCGCATCTCCAGGGTCGCGGCGACGCCGTCCATGATCGGCATCTGCATGTCCATCAACACGAGGTCGTAGTGGGCCGCCTGCACCATGTCGACGGCGATGGCGCCGTTCTCCGCGACCTCCACCACCAGCCCGGCGTCGCCCAGCAGTTCGCAGGCCACCTGCTGGTTCAGGTCGTTGTCCTCGGCCAGCAGGATGCGGGCGCCGCGCAGGTGCGACAGGTCGGCGGTGGACGCGGCGGCCGTCTCCGAAGGGGCGTCCGCGGTCTGCTCGTCCGCCCCCAGAACCCGCATGATCCCGTCGAACAGGGCGGATGGGTTGACGGGCTTGAACAACACCTCCTCGATGGCCGTGCTCTCCGCGCCCTTCAGCACCTCTTCCCGGCCGTAGGAGGTGACCATGATGTGGTGGGGGGCGTGATCCAGCTCCAGGGCGGCGAGGCCGGCGGAGGTCTCCAGCCCGTCCATGCCCGGCATCTGCCAGTCCAGCAGAACGACGCGGAAGGGCCGGCCCTCGCGCGCCGCGCGCCGGGCCGCCTGGATGGCGGCGGGGCCGGAATCCACCGCCTCGGCGGTGAAGGACATGGCCGCCAGCATGTCGGTCAACACGACGCGGGCGTTCTCGTTGTCGTCCACCACCAGACAGCGCAGGCCGCGCAGATCGGGCCGCGGCAGCAGAAGGCGGCGTGGCTTGTCGCGGCCCAGCCGCGCGGTGAACCAGAAGCAGGAGCCGCGGCCCGGCGCGCTGTCCACCCCGACCGAGCCGCCCATCAGCTCGGCCAGCCGCTTGGAGATCGCCAGCCCCAGCCCGGTGCCGCCGTATTTGCGGGTTGTCGAGGCATCGGCCTGCTGGAAGCTCTGGAAAAGCTGGCTTTTCTGCTCGTCGCTCAGGCCGATTCCGGTGTCGCGCACCTCGAAGCGGACCAGCAGCTCGCTCCCGACCTCCTCCTCCAGCCGGACGATGATGGCGATCTCCCCGCGCTCGGTGAACTTGACCGCGTTGTTGGCGTAGTTGACCAGAATCTGTCCGATGCGCAGCGGATCGCCGATCAGGTCGCTGGGCACGTTCTGGGCGACGTCGAAGATCAGCTCCAGTCCCTTGACCGCGGCCTTCTCCGCGATCAGGTCGGCCAGGGTGCCCAGCACCTTGTCCAGATGGAAGCCGGTGCGCTCGACGCTCAGCTTCCCCGCCTCGATCTTGGAGAAGTCCAGGATGTCGTTGATGATGCCCAGCAGATGCTGGCCGGACTGGCTGATCTTGAGGACGTAATCGCGCTGGCGCGGCGTCAGGTCGGTCTTGAGCGCCAGATGCGACAGGCCGATCACCGCGTTCATCGGGGTGCGGATCTCGTGGCTCATGTTGGCGAGGAAGCTGGCCTTCGCCTGGGACGCCGCCTCGGCCCGGTCGCGGGTCAGGCGCAGCTCCTCGGCCTGGGTGCCCAGCCGGACGACGGCGTCCAGGATGCTGTCCAGCTCTTGCGTGCGGGCGCCGGGAAGCCGGATGTCGCGCTCGCCCTCGCCGATGCGGCGCAGGCCGTCGGCCGCGAACAGCAGCGGCCGCACCACATGACGGCGGATCAGCAGCCCCGCGGCGATGAAGATCGCCAGCACCGCGACGAAGGCGAACTGGATGACCTGCGACACCAGGCGGGTGCGCTCCTGGATCTGGCCCAGCCGGCCCGCCGTCAGTTCGGTCACGTCCACCAGCAGCCGGTCGCCGACCGCGTTCAACTCCACCAGGGTCTGCGCCCATGCCTCGCCCAGGCGCTCCTCCTCGGCGGTCGGAGCGGCGTCGCCGGCGGGGCCGCCCTCCGCCCGCCGCGCCTTTGCGGAGGAGACCTGCCGGATCACCGCGTAGGCGTCCGTCACCTGCCGCTTCAGCGAGGGATCGAACTGGAAGGTCGGGTGGAAGGCCAAGGCCTGGGCGGCCAGCAGGGCCTCGCGGCGGCGGCGGGGATCGTCGGCGGAAAGGACGATCGCCCCCGACTGCTTCAGCCGCTCCAGATTCACCACGGCGCGCTGGCGTTCCAGGATCAGCGGCACCATGCGGTCCTGGCTGTCGGCGGCCAGCCGCTCCATCTTGCCCTGTTCGGCGACAATGCCGAGGAAGAGCAGGCCGATCAGCGCCAGCAGGATCGCGCCGCCGGTCAAAATCGCCGGCTGCAGCCGTACGCGGGGATGCCTGCGGTCGCGGGCGGGCGTCATGGCCGGTTCCGGATCAGTAGATGTCGAAGGGGAAGTAATTGCGGTTGATCCGCTGATAGGTGCCATCGTTGCGCAAGGCCGTCAGCGCCCGGTCCACCGACTCCTTCAGCGCGTGCCGGCCGGGCGGGAAGATGATGTGCACGCTCCCGCCCAGCCCATTCTCCGACATCGGGGTGCCGATGGTCTCGAAGCCGTCCCCGGAGTCGGACAGCAGGAAATGCACCACGTTCAGCGTCGGGCCGATGGCCATGTCACTTTGGCCGCTCCGCATGGCTTCCCACAGGTCGTCAAGCGTGGAGACGGGAATCACGTTGGCGTGCAGCGCCGGATCGGCGTCCGCCAGACGGAGCAGGGCGGCGTGCTGCCGCGAACCGCGGATGGCGGCGATGCGCCGGCTGCGGACGGCGTCCTCCAGGCCCAGTTCGGGCATGCCCCGCCGCCCGACCAGGCTGGTGCTCGATCGCCAATAGGGAATCGAGAACAAAAGCCGCTGCTCGCGGTCCGGCGTGCGCAGGACGTTGCCGAAGCCGATGTCGTAGCGGCCCGCGGCGACGTCGTCGATGATCTGCTTGAAGGGGGCGGCGTCGAAGCTGCACACCATGTCCAGCGACCGGCAGAGCTCGCGCCCGAAGTCGATGTTGAAGCCGACCAGCAGCCCGTCGGCGTCGCGGTCGCTGAAGGGCGGCGAATGGTCGATGACCACGATGCGCAGGAACGGCTTGCCGGCCGGCGGCGCGTCGGCCCGCGCGGTCTGGGCCAGCGCGAGTCCGGCGAACAGGACCGCGATGATCGGGAGGACCTGTGCGGTGGGGAAGCGCATGGGGAAACCCATCGGGGCCTCAGTACATCCGGAAGGGCAGGAAGCGGGAGCTGATGGCGTCGTATCGCCCGTCCGCGAGGATGGCGCGCAGGGCCATGTTGACGCGGTCGCGCAGTTCCTCGCGCCCCAGCGGCAGGGCGATGGCGGATTCGCCGCCGAGCCCGCTCTCGGTCAGTGGGTCGCCCACCACCTCCAGCGCCTCCCCCTCCGCGCTGGTCAGCAGATGGACGGTGACGGCGGTCGGGGCCAGCGCCAGATCGACCCGCCCATCGATGACGGCGCGCAGCGCCTCCGCCTGGTCGTCGTAGATCACGATCGTGCAGCCGGTGTTCTTCGCGGTCAGGTAATCGAATTGCTTCGATCCACGGGTGACCGAGACGCGCTTGCCCGCCAGATCCGGCGCCACACCCAACGCCCATTCGCCGGCCCGCCCGATGTAGCTGGAGCTGGACCGCTTGTGGCGGTCGGTGAAGAGGTATTTCTTCATCCGCTCCGGAGTCTTCAGAATGCTGGCGACCGCGAAATCGGCGGCGTTGCGGTCCAGCAGGTCCAGCACCTCCGGGAACTGCAGGGCGGTGATCTCACAGTGGATGCCCATGGTGTCGCACAGCGCGCGGGCGATCTCCACCTCGAAGCCGGTCAGCTTGCCCTGCTCGTCGACCATCGCATAGGGCGCCATCTTCCAGGTCAGCACCCGGTAGACCTCGTCCGCATGGGCGGAGGCCGCCGCCGGAAGACAAAGCAGGACGGCAATCCACAAGGTCGCGACGGTGCGAAACGGCATCAGGCGGTGCATGGATTGCCTCGGCAAAGCGGAAAGATGGAGCGCAGCGCCGCAGGCACGGAGCGCCCCGATTGAATTTCAGCGCTTTCGCCGGACAGTTTTCCGGCTGAAACGAGACAATACCATCAAAAAAGGAACGGTCAAGCCCGTAATTAAACTCATAAGTTGTTTCACATTTGGAACATATCGCGACACTGGCAACGGGTGGATTTGCCGTCGCCGGTGTCACGTCTGGCTTTTGTTCGCCCCGGCGATCATCAGGCGGCCAGGGTGCGCGACAGCGCCTTGACCTTGCCGGTCGATTCCGCGGCCTCTTCGGTGGCGCGGGCAATGCCGGCCATGTTGCCGCTGATGGTCGTGATGGCGTCGGCGGTGAGCTGCATGTGAGCCGAGATGTCGCGGACGACGGCGCTCTGCTCTTCGGTGGCGGACGCGATGGCGGCGGAGATGCCGTTCAGCTTGCGGATCGTCCCGCCGATCGAGGTGATGGCGCGGGCGGCGGAATCGGTGGCTCCCTGGACCTGCGCGATCTGCGAGGTGATCTGCTCCGTCGCCTTGGCCGCCTGGGTCGCCAGGGCCTTGACCTCGGACGCGACCACCGCGAAGCCCTTGCCGTTCTCCCCGGCCCGAGCGGCCTCGATGGTCGCGTTCAGCGCCAGGAGGTTCGTCTGGTTGGCGATGTCCGAGATCATCTTGACCACCATGCCGATCCGCTTGGCGGCCTCCACCAGCTCCTCGACGGTCGCGCCGATCCGTTCGGCCTCGCCGACCGCTTCGTTCGAGATGACCGAGGCGGTGGCGGTCTGCTGGCTGATCTCGTTCACGGACGCGACGAGCTCCTCGGCGCCGGCGGCGACGGATTGCACGGTGTGACTGGTTTGGGCGGCGGCGGTCGCGGCGGCGGCGGCCTGCCGGTTGGCATCGGCGATGGCTTGGCTGATGTGGCCGAGGTCGCCATCCACCGTGCGCCCGACACCGGCGCGGTTCAGCCGCTCCTTCACCCGTTCCGTGATGTCGGTGGCGAACTTGACGACCTTGACCAGACGGCCTCGCGGGTCGAAGACAGGGTTGTAGCTGGCCTGGATCCAGACGTCCCCGCCATCCTTGCGCAACCGCCGGAACTCGGTCGTCTGATGCTCGCCGCGACGGAGCGCGTCCCAGAACCGGTGGTAGCCGTCGCTGTTGCGCTCCTCCGGCGCCACGAAAATGGCGTGATGCCGGCCGGTGATCTCGTCGAGCCGATAGCCCATGGTGGCGAGGAAGTTGGCGTTCGCCGTCAGAACATTGCCGTCGATGTCGAATTCGATGACCGCCTGCGATTTGTTGACCGCTGCGATCTGCCCCTCCTGGTCGGCGGACCGGCGTTTGCCGGCGGTGATATCCATCGCATAGACCACGATCTTGACGGTGCGCCCCCCAGGGTCGCGGATCGGCGTGAAGATCGCCTGGAGCCACGTCTCCCGCTCCCCCTTGCCGAGCAGCAGGCATTCCCCGGACCACGGTTCGCCACGCCGCAACGCGTCCCAGAGGCCCTGCGGGGTGCCGTTTTCCTCGCCTTGCAGGGAAAGAACCGCTGACCATTGCCGGCTTTTGATCGCGTCCAGGCCGCAGCCGAGCGCTGCAAGGAATTTTTTGTTTGCGGAAAGAACCATTCCATCCAGCGAAAGTTCGACGATGGCCTGCGCGGCATCCAGCGCCGCGAACTTGGCTGCTTCTTCCGCGCGCTTCGCTGAGGGGATTTTGAACATGGCATCACCAGAGGAATGTGGAAATGGCCGTCGGAACGTATCCGAGATTGATTTAGATGCCACTAATCATGGATTTCAAATTAATTTGTCACATGCTGCCCCTTCAAATGGTCATAGTCTCATCGTTTAGCAATTTTGTAATATATGACAACGATGGGTGTGAGAGGTTCAGGCTATTCTTGAATGACTTGATTCGGGTTTGATTAATTTTTGGAGCGCCTCTGGAACGGAAATTACGGAGATAACCTCTGATTCGTGCTCGCGGAGCCTGCGAACTCTATGCCGCGCCATCCTCTCTGCCCGAAAGGTCTTGACATCGGATTGTTTCATCGTGACGACAAGCCGTCGCGTCAGACGGTTGACAAGGAAACCATTGCCATATAGTTTCCTAGGAAACTCACTGGAGGGCCGCTTGGTCGAATCGAGCTTGAGTCCCCTCGACGCGCATCTTGGCTACTGGCTGCGCTTCGTGTCGAACCATGTCTCCCAGGCTTTCGCCGCGAAGCTGGCGGGGCGGGGGGTGACCGTCGCCGAATGGGTCGTCCTGCGCGACCTTCACGACCGCGACGGCGTGGCGCCCAGCCTGCTGGCCGACCGGCTGGGCATGACGCGGGGAGCGATCTCGAAACTGGCCGACCGCCTCGCCGCCAAGGGGCTGCTGACCCAGACCGCCGACCCGGACGACCGGCGTTACCAGACGCTGGCTCTCACCCCGGAAGGCCAGGCGCTGGTGCCGGACCTGTCCACCCTGGCCGACCGCAACGACGCCGAGTTCTTCGGGCACTTGGACCCCGCCGAGCGGAGGCGGATCGAGGACGCATTGAAGGGGATCGTCCGCCGGATGGGGCTGCGCTCCGTTCCCATCGATTGACCGCGACGCTCGCGCTCGCACGGAGAAGACGTCATGGACGCCAAAATCACGGCCATCCTGCAGGAGTGCAGCCGCGCGTCGGACGAGGAGCGCACCACCTTCCCCGAGGTCGTCGCGGCGCTGGCCGTCGCGGGGGTGGAGCGCTACCACACCGATCTCGTGCGCGCGGAGACAACCTATTACTTCCCGGACGGCACGACGGAGCGGGTGGCGATCCGGCCCTCCCCCCTGCCGCCGGCCATGGACTTCTCGGCGGAGGGCGTGGAATCCGCCGTCCGCGCCATCCAGGCCGGAACGCTCCGCTACGGCGGCTTTTGCGAACGGGTGCTGCGGGCCGGCTGCGCCGGCTGGACGGTCAGCCTCCTGGGTCGGCGGGTCGTCTATTACGGCCGCGGCGGCGACAGCCACACCGAGTGGTTCCCCGGCGCGCGCTGACTCCGCCCGGCCGCTCCGGCCCTCACCAGCCCAGGCGGCGGGACAGCACGGGGCCGAGGTCGCCGCGCCACTCCTTCAACTCGGCCTCCGCCCGCTCGACGGCGCGCTG from Azospirillum brasilense includes the following:
- a CDS encoding SDR family NAD(P)-dependent oxidoreductase, with translation MFDDLKGKRVLITGSTQGIGLAAVEAFARAGAKVAMNGRRVPADLEATLARLNGLGGEVVFLQADVSDSAACGTLVEAFVERFGGIDVLINNAGGLVARKPLPEIDDAFFDAVTDLNSRSALMVTKHALPHLKAAAAKSGTTSSVISVGSVAGYTGGGPGAGLYGAAKAWLHNIQKNWVAFHTKDGIRFNMVSPGTFDTAFHADKDEDTKARIGSGFPMGRFGRPEECAPTFLFFASHACSGYITGQVLDVNGGQYMP
- a CDS encoding sensor histidine kinase, with product MGAPTKATILIVDDTADNLSLLSSHLKSIYTVKTVNNGDAALRIAFSDHPPDLILLDVMMPSMDGYEVCRRLKADPRTSDVPVIFLTARTSVEDEKFGLDLGAVDYISKPISPPIVLARVKNHLSLKATADSLRATVEEVRAAHNRLEETQQHLIQTEKMAALGLLVSGVAHEINTPIGVALTAVSHLSGLVESLASQFQGGAIRKSDLARFLENAREGALLVTTNIVRTANLIQSFKQVVADRAGSERRVFDLKDYLSDALFGLDPHLREAGHSLTVSCPAGLTIDSHPGPLSEVLSILIRNAVAHAFRPGQSGRVTLSVTPREEDWVELRLSDDGKGIEPEHLPKLFDPFFTTRRGIEFPGLGLYIAFNLVHQVLQGTIEVESPSGGGASFVVRMPRRVSALAEAPA
- a CDS encoding hybrid sensor histidine kinase/response regulator, giving the protein MTPARDRRHPRVRLQPAILTGGAILLALIGLLFLGIVAEQGKMERLAADSQDRMVPLILERQRAVVNLERLKQSGAIVLSADDPRRRREALLAAQALAFHPTFQFDPSLKRQVTDAYAVIRQVSSAKARRAEGGPAGDAAPTAEEERLGEAWAQTLVELNAVGDRLLVDVTELTAGRLGQIQERTRLVSQVIQFAFVAVLAIFIAAGLLIRRHVVRPLLFAADGLRRIGEGERDIRLPGARTQELDSILDAVVRLGTQAEELRLTRDRAEAASQAKASFLANMSHEIRTPMNAVIGLSHLALKTDLTPRQRDYVLKISQSGQHLLGIINDILDFSKIEAGKLSVERTGFHLDKVLGTLADLIAEKAAVKGLELIFDVAQNVPSDLIGDPLRIGQILVNYANNAVKFTERGEIAIIVRLEEEVGSELLVRFEVRDTGIGLSDEQKSQLFQSFQQADASTTRKYGGTGLGLAISKRLAELMGGSVGVDSAPGRGSCFWFTARLGRDKPRRLLLPRPDLRGLRCLVVDDNENARVVLTDMLAAMSFTAEAVDSGPAAIQAARRAAREGRPFRVVLLDWQMPGMDGLETSAGLAALELDHAPHHIMVTSYGREEVLKGAESTAIEEVLFKPVNPSALFDGIMRVLGADEQTADAPSETAAASTADLSHLRGARILLAEDNDLNQQVACELLGDAGLVVEVAENGAIAVDMVQAAHYDLVLMDMQMPIMDGVAATLEMRRLGFAGLPIVAMTANAMQADRERCLDAGMNDYLAKPIDPDALWATLLAWITPRPGLGAEAPAPLPAPAVEDQGDLPAAVPGLDTATGLSRVLGKKRLYLDLLRKFTAGQRGVTIAIRAALDGGDIAAAERYAHTLKGTAGNIGAHPVQDAAERLETAIRDARPRAEIDERLDALEPPLGALLAHLDAALESAGDARASRAAARPAAVDADELHALCDRLRQLLLDSDPDAEEALTANAGLLRAAFPDRFDTIADQIRNFDFDDAAATLDAALADRGATAQA
- a CDS encoding substrate-binding periplasmic protein; this translates as MGFPMRFPTAQVLPIIAVLFAGLALAQTARADAPPAGKPFLRIVVIDHSPPFSDRDADGLLVGFNIDFGRELCRSLDMVCSFDAAPFKQIIDDVAAGRYDIGFGNVLRTPDREQRLLFSIPYWRSSTSLVGRRGMPELGLEDAVRSRRIAAIRGSRQHAALLRLADADPALHANVIPVSTLDDLWEAMRSGQSDMAIGPTLNVVHFLLSDSGDGFETIGTPMSENGLGGSVHIIFPPGRHALKESVDRALTALRNDGTYQRINRNYFPFDIY
- a CDS encoding substrate-binding periplasmic protein — protein: MHRLMPFRTVATLWIAVLLCLPAAASAHADEVYRVLTWKMAPYAMVDEQGKLTGFEVEIARALCDTMGIHCEITALQFPEVLDLLDRNAADFAVASILKTPERMKKYLFTDRHKRSSSSYIGRAGEWALGVAPDLAGKRVSVTRGSKQFDYLTAKNTGCTIVIYDDQAEALRAVIDGRVDLALAPTAVTVHLLTSAEGEALEVVGDPLTESGLGGESAIALPLGREELRDRVNMALRAILADGRYDAISSRFLPFRMY
- a CDS encoding methyl-accepting chemotaxis protein is translated as MVLSANKKFLAALGCGLDAIKSRQWSAVLSLQGEENGTPQGLWDALRRGEPWSGECLLLGKGERETWLQAIFTPIRDPGGRTVKIVVYAMDITAGKRRSADQEGQIAAVNKSQAVIEFDIDGNVLTANANFLATMGYRLDEITGRHHAIFVAPEERNSDGYHRFWDALRRGEHQTTEFRRLRKDGGDVWIQASYNPVFDPRGRLVKVVKFATDITERVKERLNRAGVGRTVDGDLGHISQAIADANRQAAAAATAAAQTSHTVQSVAAGAEELVASVNEISQQTATASVISNEAVGEAERIGATVEELVEAAKRIGMVVKMISDIANQTNLLALNATIEAARAGENGKGFAVVASEVKALATQAAKATEQITSQIAQVQGATDSAARAITSIGGTIRKLNGISAAIASATEEQSAVVRDISAHMQLTADAITTISGNMAGIARATEEAAESTGKVKALSRTLAA
- a CDS encoding MarR family winged helix-turn-helix transcriptional regulator gives rise to the protein MVESSLSPLDAHLGYWLRFVSNHVSQAFAAKLAGRGVTVAEWVVLRDLHDRDGVAPSLLADRLGMTRGAISKLADRLAAKGLLTQTADPDDRRYQTLALTPEGQALVPDLSTLADRNDAEFFGHLDPAERRRIEDALKGIVRRMGLRSVPID
- a CDS encoding DUF1398 domain-containing protein, coding for MDAKITAILQECSRASDEERTTFPEVVAALAVAGVERYHTDLVRAETTYYFPDGTTERVAIRPSPLPPAMDFSAEGVESAVRAIQAGTLRYGGFCERVLRAGCAGWTVSLLGRRVVYYGRGGDSHTEWFPGAR